The following proteins are co-located in the Blastocatellia bacterium genome:
- a CDS encoding TolC family protein produces the protein MMRRLLALSLSVWVSVPVWGQSSCGPQILDCRATSSNRRLSPVLNGQQESSWVADSGISGNFTVHEQRADQPVILEELVQEALENNREILAARRRYDARQARIPQEGAPPEPMLSIGSMGNLLPFSIQRGDPSSARIVSFSQEIPFPGKLSLQSKVAWADAQAELWDYELVRRRVIAELKTAYYDLYFVEKSLESVGKTKDLLQQVLKIAEARYQVGKAAQQDVLKAQTEISILLERLAVLERQRATTVARINSILYRPPDTPLGRPTEVRKSEFPYSLEQLYQLALQRYPELRKQERIIDRSQYAVSLMRKEFYPDFGVTFQYLQRPAMPEMWGLMVNVKIPLYFWKRQRPALEEAASELAAAKQTHERIAAQLLFQIKDQYLMATTAERLLRLYGEGIIPQATLTLESSVASYQVGTVDFLTLLTNVMTVLTYELNYYEQLATFQKSLAQLEPLVGVELAR, from the coding sequence ATGATGCGAAGACTTCTGGCACTTTCTCTTAGCGTGTGGGTATCCGTTCCTGTCTGGGGGCAGTCAAGTTGTGGACCGCAGATTCTCGATTGTCGTGCAACTTCAAGCAACCGTCGGCTGTCGCCGGTCCTCAACGGGCAGCAAGAGAGTTCGTGGGTTGCCGATTCTGGCATAAGCGGCAACTTCACGGTTCACGAGCAGCGAGCAGACCAACCCGTGATACTGGAGGAGCTTGTTCAAGAAGCACTGGAGAACAACCGAGAAATTCTCGCTGCCCGACGGCGATATGATGCCAGGCAAGCCCGTATCCCCCAGGAAGGTGCACCGCCCGAACCAATGCTCTCAATCGGTTCGATGGGGAATCTCTTGCCCTTCTCGATACAACGCGGGGACCCGTCGAGTGCGCGGATTGTCAGTTTCTCCCAAGAGATTCCTTTTCCCGGCAAGCTCTCCCTTCAAAGCAAGGTCGCCTGGGCGGACGCACAAGCCGAACTATGGGATTATGAACTCGTTCGACGTCGCGTCATTGCCGAACTGAAGACCGCATACTATGACCTTTATTTCGTTGAAAAATCACTTGAAAGTGTCGGCAAAACGAAGGACCTGCTTCAACAGGTTCTCAAAATTGCCGAGGCCCGCTATCAGGTGGGGAAAGCTGCGCAGCAGGACGTGCTCAAAGCTCAGACGGAAATCTCGATCCTGCTCGAGCGATTAGCGGTTTTAGAGCGGCAGCGGGCGACGACGGTTGCACGAATCAACTCGATCCTCTACCGCCCGCCGGACACCCCCTTAGGGAGACCGACTGAGGTGCGCAAGAGTGAATTCCCTTACTCGTTGGAGCAGCTTTATCAACTGGCTCTCCAGCGGTACCCGGAGTTGAGAAAGCAGGAGAGGATCATTGACCGGAGTCAGTACGCCGTCTCCCTGATGAGGAAGGAGTTTTACCCCGATTTTGGCGTCACCTTCCAGTATCTCCAGCGTCCGGCGATGCCAGAGATGTGGGGACTGATGGTGAATGTGAAAATCCCACTCTACTTCTGGAAGAGGCAACGACCAGCTCTGGAAGAAGCGGCGTCGGAGCTGGCTGCTGCCAAACAGACTCACGAACGGATTGCGGCGCAACTCCTTTTCCAGATCAAAGACCAATACCTGATGGCGACGACGGCCGAGCGACTCTTGCGACTGTATGGAGAAGGGATTATTCCACAGGCAACATTGACGCTGGAGTCCTCGGTGGCTTCCTATCAGGTGGGAACGGTGGACTTTCTCACGCTCCTCACCAATGTGATGACCGTCCTCACCTACGAACTGAACTATTACGAGCAACTGGCAACCTTCCAGAAATCGCTGGCTCAACTTGAACCATTGGTCGGTGTGGAGCTTGCTCGATGA